TGTCATCGTACCACAAGATGCCTCAGCATCCTTTGTCTCAAATTCTGCCTCCAGATGCGCTTCCCATAATTTTACCATCGCCCGCTGCTCTGGTGTCAAACTCTCTGAATCGAATTCGTACATTTGAAAATCTCCCTGCTGTCAATCCTGTGAAGTATTGCCAGATATTTCAACATGATACTGCGGTGCCATTTTTTCAGGATATCGCTTCATTACCAGTTCCAAAGCCCACAGGCCCTCCAGCCCGCCGATAATCATACCGATCCCCATCAGCAACTGCAGCCAGCCCCCCAGAATCGCTGTCACCAGCGCGCCCGCTCCCTGGGCCATCACAAAATACATCAGGAAGTGAGCAATGCAGAGGGGATTCTTCAGTCGAAATGGATTACAGGAATGCGTGGGTCTGGTCCAGACAGGATCGGAATAGGGATTGATTGTCTGAAAACCGACGACAGCCACGACCATGATCGGCCAGAACAAAAACGAGACCAGCAACGCGAAATAGAAAAAGTAAACATCAAGCACGGGACCACCATTCATCGGCCCTGACTGATAATTCAGAAAAGACAGGCTGCCTGCAAACGCTGCCAGAATCAGAATAACCGAGCGAAACCGCGTCCAGTCACCTTCATACCAACCGCTTCCTAACGGCTCACTATGACGCACCTCAATCTTCCGCCCGTCTGGATCTTCCACCACAAACACCGGCTCCTGTTCGATTTCATACTGTGAGATGATCGCAATTCCGGCGTCTTCCAGGCTCTCTCGCAGATCCGTATCCAGGTTGACCGCAAAACCCAGTCGACATCGATCAACGGGCTCACCCTCTTTCAGCGGATAGAGTTCGAAAACCATCCCCTCAAACACAGCCGCGTAATGCACAGGCCCGGAACCATGCTGCTCCCGCTCAAACACAATTCCAAAGTGCTCATAAAACACCCGGCTGGCTTCAATATCCCGACAAC
The sequence above is a segment of the Gimesia algae genome. Coding sequences within it:
- a CDS encoding VOC family protein, with the protein product MDLKLNLLVLRCRDIEASRVFYEHFGIVFEREQHGSGPVHYAAVFEGMVFELYPLKEGEPVDRCRLGFAVNLDTDLRESLEDAGIAIISQYEIEQEPVFVVEDPDGRKIEVRHSEPLGSGWYEGDWTRFRSVILILAAFAGSLSFLNYQSGPMNGGPVLDVYFFYFALLVSFLFWPIMVVAVVGFQTINPYSDPVWTRPTHSCNPFRLKNPLCIAHFLMYFVMAQGAGALVTAILGGWLQLLMGIGMIIGGLEGLWALELVMKRYPEKMAPQYHVEISGNTSQD